Proteins encoded in a region of the Stieleria neptunia genome:
- a CDS encoding alpha/beta hydrolase: MKERLAGYWKSFSFVGLIVATVFFAASVTPSLLPRNYLVQGLLSGFSLAIGYGVGVGLLLIYRFFELREPTGRTQQIVKRVIVAVVTIVSVTFVWRMASWQNSIRELMGMPRLETAYPYRVALIAVLFGAILVAGGRLFLRCSHYISGKLQRLMPRRVAHAIGFSTAVFLVLFLTNDVIARSLLRSADDFFLNLDQLVDDDTGKPTDPMLTGSESSPVTWESIGRQGKLFLTDGPTQAAIAAFTQRDAMRPIRAYVGMRSRPTAHERAELALRELKRVGGFERSVLIVATPTGTGWLDPSAVDTLEYLHGGDSAIVSTQYSYLPSWITILVDPQRSIESAEALFEVIYAYWKTLPKDTRPKLYLHGLSLGSLGSEVSADLFTIFEDPIDGATWSGPPFPSQNWKLIVQNRNEGTPAWLPEFRDSRILRFTGQRDALNTAAAWGPMRCVYVQYASDPMVWFSPDLAWNRPDWLGDQRGPDVSPHLRWYPLITFLQVAFDLPVATAVPLGYGHNYSPSSYIDAWVAVTQPPDWTEDQTDALKAMFESRETPKP; this comes from the coding sequence GTGAAGGAACGATTGGCAGGCTATTGGAAATCGTTCTCGTTTGTCGGGTTGATCGTCGCGACGGTATTTTTTGCTGCTTCGGTCACGCCGTCACTGCTGCCCAGGAACTACCTGGTCCAAGGGTTGTTGTCTGGATTTTCGCTGGCGATCGGCTACGGCGTCGGCGTCGGACTGCTGCTGATCTATCGTTTTTTTGAACTGCGTGAGCCCACCGGACGGACGCAGCAGATCGTCAAACGCGTGATCGTGGCGGTGGTCACGATCGTGAGCGTGACCTTCGTCTGGCGCATGGCGTCTTGGCAAAACTCGATTCGTGAACTGATGGGGATGCCGCGGCTGGAAACGGCCTATCCGTACCGCGTGGCACTGATCGCGGTCTTGTTTGGCGCGATCCTGGTCGCCGGAGGACGATTGTTTTTGCGATGCAGCCATTATATTTCTGGCAAATTGCAGCGTTTGATGCCACGGCGGGTCGCCCACGCGATCGGTTTTTCGACGGCCGTCTTTCTGGTTTTGTTTTTGACCAACGACGTCATTGCGCGGAGTCTCTTGCGTTCGGCGGATGACTTTTTTCTCAACCTGGACCAACTGGTCGATGACGACACCGGCAAACCGACCGACCCGATGTTGACCGGCAGCGAATCATCACCGGTGACATGGGAATCGATCGGTCGCCAGGGAAAACTTTTTCTGACCGATGGTCCGACGCAAGCAGCGATCGCGGCCTTCACCCAGCGTGACGCGATGCGGCCGATCCGGGCCTACGTCGGGATGCGTTCGCGTCCGACGGCACACGAGCGTGCGGAGCTGGCGCTACGGGAACTCAAGCGGGTCGGCGGTTTCGAGCGATCGGTTCTGATTGTCGCGACGCCCACCGGCACCGGTTGGTTGGATCCCTCCGCTGTCGACACGCTCGAGTATTTGCACGGCGGCGACTCGGCCATCGTCAGCACGCAATACTCCTATCTGCCCAGCTGGATCACCATCCTTGTCGATCCGCAGCGTTCGATCGAATCCGCCGAGGCGCTGTTTGAGGTGATCTACGCGTATTGGAAAACGCTTCCCAAGGACACGCGTCCAAAACTCTACTTGCACGGGCTCAGTCTTGGTTCGCTGGGATCGGAGGTGTCGGCAGACCTGTTCACCATTTTCGAAGACCCGATCGATGGCGCCACCTGGAGCGGACCACCGTTTCCGAGTCAAAACTGGAAGCTGATCGTCCAGAACCGAAACGAAGGGACGCCGGCTTGGCTTCCCGAGTTTCGAGACAGCCGGATCTTGCGATTCACGGGGCAGCGAGATGCGCTCAACACCGCTGCGGCGTGGGGCCCGATGCGTTGCGTTTATGTGCAATACGCCAGTGATCCGATGGTTTGGTTTTCACCCGACTTGGCTTGGAATCGCCCCGACTGGCTCGGCGATCAGCGCGGCCCGGACGTGTCGCCGCATCTGCGTTGGTATCCGCTGATCACCTTCTTGCAGGTCGCCTTTGACCTGCCGGTCGCGACCGCGGTGCCGTTAGGCTACGGGCACAACTACTCTCCGTCCAGCTACATCGACGCCTGGGTCGCCGTGACTCAACCGCCGGACTGGACGGAGGATCAAACGGACGCATTGAAGGCGAT